In Primulina huaijiensis isolate GDHJ02 chromosome 4, ASM1229523v2, whole genome shotgun sequence, the DNA window GCACACCATCTAACATCAGCGATTGCCTCATGACAGAAGTGAGACTCTTTAACTGAGGAAATGGATGCTAAAAAAGGATGGTGTGTCTTGGAGAAGTGATCGTATGTAAAGTAGTTAGCCATGGGATTAACACAAGTGTTAGGGGTCTGTTTATGGGTGAAAGAGCAAGAATAATCATGTGTCCAAATAGGAGAGACAGTGGTTCTAGTGGACCTTCGTAATGAGATATTCGAAGGTGCAGGAATAGAGGGTGATGGATCATTTAAATGAAAGGCAGCTGCTGGCTCATCAGTGGCAAGTGAGGATCCACCGTAGTAGATGATGGATTGAAAATGGGAAGGGATTGATTAGTGACAGCAAATGGAAAGATGAGTTCATGAAATACCACATCTCTGGAGATTATTGTCTTTCTTGATTGAAGATTAAGTAGTTTGTATCATTTTTGTACACTAGAGTATCCAATAAAAACACAGAGTACAACAAAGGGTGAGAATTCGTGGCCTATTGGCAAAGTCGAGGCATAACATAAGCATCCAAACACTCTTACGTAAGTCAAAGAAGGAGGCTTGTGAAATAAAAGTTCAAAAGGAGATTTATTATCCAGCAATGGTGTGGGGGCTCTATTGATTAGATAGACAGTTGTTAGGACGCAATCCCCCAAAATTTGAATGGTATAGACGACTGAAATCGAAGTGCTCATGCTACATCAAGGATATGCCTATGCTTTCATTCCACTATGTCATTTTGTTGTGGTGTATAAGGGCAAGAACTTAGTGTATCACTTTCaaagataataaaaaataataataataaccatTGACACTCATTTTTGAAGAAGTCAGTGGCATTATCTGTTTTCATAGCTGGAATTTTGTTTGAAAATTGGTTGTCCACCATAACAAAAAACAACATAATTAACCTAAGCACGCCCATTTTAGATTGCATAAGATATTTTCTATGGTGTAATTGCAAGAATAATtgctaaatttaattttttacaaatatttttttttatttttttcaccaATAACGAACTATAGTCtttattatatcaaataatGTCCTGCTttattatctaatttttttgaatagTCCTAGTTTAATTTTGGAAAATTAGTAACAAGATTTCACTTAGCTTCAATCACATCATATATACATGATacaattttccaaattttacaCGACCACAAAAACagataaataattgtttaataaGGACTagaaattttactttttaaaacaaATGGATGGCAAACTAGCAACCAAATGGACTAAACTGTTTGAGTTTTGCGAACGGTTCCTGAAAGATTGTACGCGCAACATGGAAAGCTCCGGAGATTCTATGGGAAATTGGAAACGTCGAAGTGAGCTGTCTTTTGGGCAACCTTCTCAACAACTAAGAGATCCATTCGAGGAACATGGGGGGCTCGTTACTTCAATTGATACCATTCCACTAGTGGATCGGAAGGAATCCTGCACCTCGCGTTCATGATATCTACATTCAACTCTGCCTCGGAGACACGGTCGAAGCACGCCCGCCGAGTGTGCAACATTGTGTCGTTACGCTCATCTTTTTCTTATACAAAATTGAGCATAGTTATTGGTACTTAACTAATTGGAGTATTTCCTATTGAGTGGAAGACAGCGAACGATCTCGTCGATGATTTAAGCCAAGTATGTTTTCCCTCATATGCCTCCATCAATCCTTCTACTATACATTTGTTCATTGAGACAGGTAGTCGAAATTCCTTGTCAGTGCATCTACCATAGCTGCTAATGCTACACTAGTGATTCTTGCAAACAAAATTAtactttaaatattaaattttatatgttgacCGATGGTACGTACAGTAGAATGTCATGTAATGAGGGAGGATGGAAGTATTAATTAcatgaaaattacaattttgattCCGTTGTAAATTTACGatcttaatttattaatttgtatttttttcgattttccaaaaatgtaatttttttaaataataggaAACTTTACTCTTtgttaaattcaaaaaaaaaattttaaaaagatctTTTTGTGtgattaaaataaaagataaaattgaaGTAAAATTCTTCAAGGAGACCAAAATGAATCGACTCTCAAGTATATGACATGCATTATAGTCATAGATATAGCTAAGTACTGCTCAAAAACACTTTGAAAACCGGAAGAACATTACCAAGAAAATCTGCATTCAAGCACTGCTAGGAGGGAGGGAGCGAGTTCTGCATCTCAACCACCTTTTTCCAAGACTCTCTGCTCGAAATCTCACCCCACCACCTACCGACGTTTTCCCTCGACGTGAAAATCTCCCCTCGATCAGTTCCGTTTACGAGGTACTGTGTGTTAGGCAGGTGACTAAGATCTGCCAAAGTGAACTCATCGCCAGCCAAGAACCTACTCTCACCGAGCCTCTTCTCGTACACGTCAAGCACTTTGGCAAGCTTGGCTTCATTCTGCTTGATCTGATTCTCATCTTGCTTGAGCTTCATGCGTGGAGCAAAGGCCAGCTGAAAAACAAGGACCGAACTTGGTGGATTGAAGCTCTGCCCTTCGGCTTCTAACCATTGATCGATCGATGCTTTCTCGAGAGGGTTCATCCCGAAGAGTCCTTTGTTGCCTTGATTTGGGTATTTGTTGCAAATGTACTTAGATATAGCTCTTGattctgtttatttatttttaacgaCGAAAGAGACAACTTATTACTTTAGAAAAACTTGAAAGCATGCAACAAAATACCCTACATATAAAAGTTCACAAAATTTTGCATTTCCTATTGAACCAAGTCtaaaatttacaatataatACAACGTTTTTGTCAGAGTAAGTGTCAAGCGAGCCAACTTTTGACTTgagctttattgactctaatgtaaaaacgatctttattttaataatattttacggttttattCAATCATGACATTTAACTTTATCTGTATAACCAATGCTAGTTGTAtatataaagtccttgaatatataaCAGATACTATGTGGTTTATGTAAGATAATGAAACACATTAAGAAGTATACAAAATATTCTAAACAGATTCCTAGTTAAAAGCCACCtgaaataaagataaatttcgattgagctcgagactaacaTTTGTAATGAAAACGTCTTGTTTCATTgataaaacatgtaaatatcCATTCAAATATATGTGTAATCATAAGATGATGTACCAAGTCAAATATTTATGCTATATATCAAACATCACCTCATCAAAATTCACATCAGCAGCCTATTGTTCAAACGAAACAAGAAGGCGAAGAACCCAAAGAAAAtggagaattttattttttttaccgaAGAGGGTAATGCTTTCATCTTCAAATGCGGGTACTTGCCCAAACGGCTGTCCACAaaaatcacaacccaaatcaatAAAAACACCACCATTGCAATAGATAAGATTTCTTTATCATAATCAT includes these proteins:
- the LOC140975183 gene encoding glutathione S-transferase PARB-like; this translates as MAAPVKVYGPPLSTAVSRVLACLLEKDVSFQLVPVNMAKGEHKKPEYLKIQPFGQVPAFEDESITLFESRAISKYICNKYPNQGNKGLFGMNPLEKASIDQWLEAEGQSFNPPSSVLVFQLAFAPRMKLKQDENQIKQNEAKLAKVLDVYEKRLGESRFLAGDEFTLADLSHLPNTQYLVNGTDRGEIFTSRENVGRWWGEISSRESWKKVVEMQNSLPPS